In one Streptomyces sp. NBC_01288 genomic region, the following are encoded:
- a CDS encoding ATP-binding protein, whose translation MKQSAAKTLGVAALGAAFAAVGAGAASAAPALPDATQALGTVTHTLPAENVAKALPGAGQALSQAQPALAGGLSAVQPAAEKVLSDGPTAPVAGLLGGLPLSQTGLPTHGVPLNGIPLG comes from the coding sequence ATGAAGCAGTCTGCTGCCAAGACCCTCGGTGTCGCCGCCCTCGGTGCCGCCTTCGCCGCCGTAGGCGCGGGTGCCGCGAGCGCGGCTCCGGCGCTTCCGGACGCCACCCAGGCGCTGGGCACCGTGACCCACACGCTGCCCGCGGAGAACGTCGCCAAGGCGCTGCCGGGTGCCGGCCAGGCCCTGAGCCAGGCGCAGCCCGCGCTCGCCGGTGGTCTGTCCGCCGTGCAGCCGGCCGCCGAGAAGGTGCTGTCCGACGGCCCGACCGCGCCCGTCGCCGGGCTGCTGGGCGGCCTGCCCCTGTCGCAGACGGGCCTGCCCACCCACGGCGTCCCGCTGAACGGCATCCCGCTGGGCTGA
- a CDS encoding prolyl oligopeptidase family serine peptidase — MAQQATPVRTARLGRALGPEPTSVSGVVLLLPGGEEVSSRRPSPMLATASVRTLGRRLARAGTGDGLAAHVVHYRCRGWNGSEASLAHDAAWAVEEVVRRYGDVPVCLTGIDMGARAALRSAGHEAVNSVVALAPWLPEQDVAAPPEPVKQLAGRRVLIVHGTNDERTDPELSFRLAARAKKANRDICRFEVHSDGHGLHQHRQEVHALTQDFVMGALFGRAVSRPVEDALQAPPPLGLRMPLAAGFGRSLRRG, encoded by the coding sequence ATGGCACAGCAAGCGACGCCGGTCAGGACGGCCCGGCTGGGGAGAGCGCTCGGTCCCGAACCGACCTCGGTGAGCGGCGTGGTGCTGCTGCTCCCCGGCGGCGAGGAGGTGTCCAGCCGCAGACCCTCACCCATGTTGGCGACGGCCTCCGTACGGACGTTGGGCCGCCGACTGGCCCGCGCGGGCACCGGTGACGGGCTCGCCGCGCATGTCGTCCACTACCGCTGTCGCGGCTGGAACGGCAGCGAGGCGTCTCTCGCGCACGACGCGGCGTGGGCGGTGGAGGAGGTCGTACGGCGGTACGGGGACGTGCCCGTGTGTCTCACCGGGATCGACATGGGCGCCCGCGCGGCGTTGCGCTCCGCGGGGCACGAGGCGGTGAACTCCGTTGTCGCGCTGGCTCCTTGGCTGCCGGAACAGGATGTCGCCGCGCCACCCGAACCGGTGAAGCAGCTTGCGGGGCGGCGGGTGTTGATCGTGCACGGCACGAACGACGAACGGACCGATCCCGAGTTGTCGTTCCGGTTGGCGGCTCGGGCGAAGAAGGCGAACCGGGACATCTGTCGGTTCGAAGTGCATTCCGATGGGCACGGGTTGCATCAGCATCGGCAGGAAGTGCATGCGCTGACGCAGGACTTCGTGATGGGGGCGTTGTTCGGGCGGGCGGTTTCTCGGCCTGTTGAGGATGCGCTTCAGGCTCCGCCGCCGTTGGGGTTGCGGATGCCGTTGGCTGCGGGGTTTGGGCGGTCGCTTCGCAGGGGCTGA
- a CDS encoding PspC domain-containing protein, translated as MTAIARPTQGRMIGGVCAALARRFGTSATTMRVIFLVSCLLPGPQFLLYIALWILFPAEDKVRTEAW; from the coding sequence ATGACCGCCATTGCCCGCCCCACCCAAGGCCGCATGATCGGCGGAGTGTGCGCAGCGCTGGCGCGGCGCTTCGGTACCTCCGCGACCACGATGCGGGTGATCTTCCTGGTCTCCTGCCTGCTGCCCGGCCCGCAGTTCCTGCTCTACATCGCGCTGTGGATCCTGTTCCCGGCCGAGGACAAGGTGCGCACCGAGGCCTGGTAG
- a CDS encoding adenosine deaminase: MTSQSTPNTPTPDQIRRAPKVLLHDHLDGGLRPGTIVELARDAGYTGLPETDPDKLGVWFAEAADSGSLERYLETFSHTVAVMQTRDALIRVARECAEDLAEDGVVYAEVRYAPEQHLDGGLSLEEVVEAVNEGFRQGESLARESGRRIRVGALLTAMRHAARSLEIAELANRYRDLGVVGFDIAGAEAGFPPTRHLDAFEYLKRENNHFTIHAGEAFGLPSIWQALQWCGADRLGHGVRIIDDIQVKEDGSVELGRLASYVRDKRIPLELCPSSNLQTGAADSYAEHPIGLLRKLHFRATVNTDNRLMSHTSMSNEFEHLVEAFGYSLDDMQWFSVNAMKSAFIPFDERLAMINDVIKPGYAELKSEWLFRQTASTSGSTVEEG, encoded by the coding sequence ATGACGAGCCAGAGCACCCCGAACACCCCGACGCCGGACCAGATCCGCCGGGCGCCGAAGGTTCTGCTGCACGACCACCTCGACGGCGGTCTCCGCCCGGGGACGATCGTCGAACTCGCGCGGGACGCCGGGTACACCGGACTCCCCGAGACCGACCCCGACAAGCTCGGCGTGTGGTTCGCCGAGGCCGCCGACTCCGGTTCGCTGGAGCGGTACTTGGAGACGTTCTCGCACACGGTCGCCGTGATGCAGACCCGGGACGCGCTGATCCGGGTGGCCCGCGAGTGCGCCGAGGATCTCGCCGAGGACGGGGTCGTCTACGCGGAGGTGCGGTACGCGCCCGAGCAGCACCTCGACGGCGGGCTCAGCCTCGAAGAGGTCGTCGAGGCCGTCAACGAGGGCTTCCGGCAAGGGGAGTCGCTCGCGCGGGAGAGCGGTCGGCGGATCCGGGTCGGGGCGCTGCTCACCGCGATGCGGCATGCGGCCCGTTCGCTGGAGATCGCCGAACTCGCCAACCGTTACCGCGACTTGGGCGTCGTCGGCTTCGACATCGCGGGCGCGGAGGCCGGGTTCCCGCCCACCCGGCACCTGGACGCCTTCGAGTATCTGAAGCGCGAGAACAACCACTTCACGATCCACGCCGGTGAGGCCTTCGGGCTGCCGTCGATCTGGCAGGCGTTGCAGTGGTGCGGCGCCGACCGGCTCGGGCACGGGGTGCGCATCATCGACGACATCCAGGTGAAGGAGGACGGTTCGGTCGAGCTGGGCCGCCTCGCGTCGTACGTGCGCGACAAGCGCATCCCGCTGGAGCTGTGCCCCAGCTCCAACCTCCAGACCGGCGCCGCCGACTCCTACGCCGAGCACCCCATCGGGCTGCTGCGCAAGCTGCATTTTCGCGCCACGGTCAATACGGACAACAGGTTGATGTCCCACACCAGCATGAGCAACGAATTCGAGCACCTTGTCGAGGCGTTCGGTTATTCGCTCGACGACATGCAGTGGTTCTCCGTCAATGCTATGAAGTCAGCATTCATTCCTTTCGATGAACGACTCGCCATGATCAATGACGTGATCAAGCCCGGATATGCCGAGCTGAAATCCGAATGGCTGTTCCGGCAGACCGCTTCCACCAGCGGTTCTACGGTTGAAGAGGGCTGA
- a CDS encoding VanZ family protein, giving the protein MQRQGSIGGSAAIRIRVAGGVLLVAHLVLVAWVTLRPRDVPWVMPPNLHPLASIRADLGMGWPEASKRIGEGLALLAPLGVLLPMVSGRLHVSPLASFIRTVAAGALISLGIELLQTGVPGQVVDIDSLLMNTVGVALAHAAIVPAARSWLRRRAESRPPLTVLQEEPAQGRTPTIPRVGIAP; this is encoded by the coding sequence GTGCAGCGTCAAGGCTCCATCGGCGGCAGCGCCGCGATTCGCATCCGTGTGGCGGGAGGTGTCCTCCTCGTCGCACATCTCGTGCTCGTCGCCTGGGTCACGCTGCGCCCAAGGGACGTCCCCTGGGTGATGCCCCCGAATCTGCACCCACTGGCCAGTATCCGGGCCGATCTCGGCATGGGCTGGCCGGAGGCGTCGAAGCGGATCGGCGAGGGCCTCGCGCTGCTGGCCCCGCTGGGTGTCCTGCTCCCGATGGTGAGCGGCAGGCTCCATGTCTCCCCGCTCGCGTCCTTCATCCGTACGGTCGCGGCGGGCGCCCTGATCTCCCTGGGCATCGAGCTGCTCCAGACCGGGGTGCCCGGCCAGGTCGTCGACATCGACTCGCTGCTGATGAACACGGTGGGCGTGGCCCTCGCGCACGCCGCGATCGTCCCGGCGGCCCGCTCCTGGCTCCGCCGCAGGGCCGAGAGCCGGCCGCCCCTGACCGTCCTCCAGGAGGAACCGGCTCAGGGACGGACCCCGACGATTCCCAGGGTCGGCATCGCACCGTAG